The Pimelobacter simplex genomic sequence GCAGGGTCTTGGTCATCACGGCACCTGCGTCGCGGGGAAGGTGAGGGTCAGGTTGGCCTGCGCGCCGGAGGTCACGCTGGCCCCCGACGGCAACCGCACCTCGACGCACATGCTGTGCGCCTGGGTGGGAGCCAGGGTCGCCCCGGCCGGCTGGTCGAAGCCGTCGAGCGTGGCGTTGGCACCGCCGACGAGCGTGCCGCCGGAGCAGGTCGTGCCGTCGGAGGTACCGCCGCGGCGCACGGTGACCTGGAGCGCGGCGGCGAGATTGCCGCCACCGACGTCGGTCGCGGCCATCTGGATGCGATAGGAGAAGGACGCCGCGCCCGCGCTGTTGTTGGTGACCGGGAGGGTCGCCGAGCGGGAGGTCCCGGGCACGATCGCGTTGAGCGGGAACGAGGACCAGGTGTAGGTCTCGGGCTTCACCCGGACGTTGGCCGCCAGGTCGATGTGCAGCGCGCCGGTGCTGAAGCTGACCCCGGGCACACTCCCCTGGTCCCGCCAGTACGCCGACGTGGTCACGGCCCCGACCCCGACGAGCAGGCCCGCGGAGAGCAGGGCACGGGTGCGGCCGCGCCCGAACCAGCCGGTCATCGCGCCTCACCCCCGCTGGTCCGGCCGCGGCGGACCAGCGCCAGGCCGGCGCCGACCAGACCGGCGGCGAGCCAGACCAGTCCGGAGGTCACGCCGGCGCCCGTCCCGGGCAGGCCCTCGCTCTCGCCACCGACCGCTCCCCCGTCACCGGGACCACCGGCACCCTCGTCGACACCGCCGACGTCGCCGTCCTCGGAGAGCCGGAGCCGGACCCGGAAGGGCACGTCGGAGAGCTGCTGTGACGTCGACTCCGCGGCGAACCGGGCGCGGACGCTGACCTTGGTCCGGGCTCCACGGGCGACCTCGAGGGCCGTCGCCGCGCGGGTCCGGCCGATGCCGACCGGTACCCAGGAACCGCCGCCCACCCGGGCCTCGACGGTGAGCGCGTCGGAGGCGAGCAGCGCATCGGGGTCGCCGGCCACGACGTTCACCGTCAGCACGCCGGCGGAGGGTCCGTCGTTGCGGACCAGGAAGGAGCGGGTCTCGACGT encodes the following:
- a CDS encoding SipW-dependent-type signal peptide-containing protein; translation: MTGWFGRGRTRALLSAGLLVGVGAVTTSAYWRDQGSVPGVSFSTGALHIDLAANVRVKPETYTWSSFPLNAIVPGTSRSATLPVTNNSAGAASFSYRIQMAATDVGGGNLAAALQVTVRRGGTSDGTTCSGGTLVGGANATLDGFDQPAGATLAPTQAHSMCVEVRLPSGASVTSGAQANLTLTFPATQVP